The Cetobacterium sp. 8H DNA window TCTCAAGAGGAATGGGCAGAAATAACAAATGATCCAAGAAAACCGTTAACAAATAAAAGTTTAGCAGGAGAATATCCACCAGGATCGGTTTTCAAACCATTTTCAGCATTTTCATTTTTTAATAATGGATTAGATCCTAAAACTAAAATTTATGATAATGGAGTTTATAGTATCGGTAAATGGAGTTGGAAAGCTTGGAAAAAAGGTGGTCATGGAACTGTAGATTTTGAAAAATCTATAATTGAATCAGTTAATCCATACTATTATAAATATGCAGATGAATTTGGTCATGAATCAATAGTAGATGTAGCAGGAAAATTTGGTTATGGAAAATTGACAAATATAGATGTTTTCGGTGAGAGGTCAGGAATTTTACCTAACGAAAAATGGAAAAAGAAAAGATTTAAACAAGGATGGTTTAAGGGAGATACAATAATTCTTTCTATAGGCCAAGGGTATTTATTAGCAACTCCTCTTCAAGTAGCAGTGTCTTATATGGGACTTGCGAATAGAGGAAAAGCTTATGTTCCACATGTTGTTGATTATATGGAGAATGGGAAAGATCGTGTAGAGATAAAACCAGAAATTTTATATGAAAATAATTTACCAGGATGGTATTACGATGTTTTAAATAAAGCATTGATAAACACTGTAGAGAAAAATAATGGGACGACAAAATCTTTAAGAACCCCAGGACTTAGAATTGCAGCAAAAAGTGGATCAGCACAAAACTCAAGATTTGATGAGACGCATGCGTTAGTAGCAGGATACTTTCCTGCTGATAAGCAACCAAAGATTGTATTCACTGTTCTTTTAGAAGGAGCAGGTGGTGGAGGAAGCGTAGCAGGAGGAGTAGCTAAGAAATTTGTGGACAAATATTTGGAATATTACAATGAGGAGATGAAATGAATTTAGAAAATATTGCTGAAAAGGAGAAAGACACAGTAAAGAAAAAACCAAAACGAAAAAAGTATTATAATAAACCTAAATCTACGGAAAAAAAAGTAGAAGAAATAAAAGTAGATGAAACAAAAGTACAAGAAGTAAAAAAAGTAGTAACACAAAAAGATGAACAGGCACCCAAGAAAAAGATTCATAAAAAAATAGAGAAAATTGAAAAGATTGAAAAAGTAGAAGAAGATAAAAAAGTTTCTACAAAATCTGAAAAAGAAGAAAAAATGTATGTTATTCCATTAGGAGGACTAGATGAAGTAGGAAAAAATATGACTCTAGTTCAATATAGAGATGAGATAATTATTATTGATTCAGGAGTTACATTCCCAGATGACGGTCTTTTAGGAATAGATTTGGTTATTCCTGATTTTAGCTATATAGAAAGTAACAGAGAT harbors:
- the mrdA gene encoding penicillin-binding protein 2, whose protein sequence is MKKDLGIKLGKSFEFRGDIYKVFIFIVFLLLGFRMAYLQIIKKDKYNYLAQKNRVKLRKIEAERGNIYDSNGELIVTNTLGYRLVYLNQRNIDENQLKEMSEVTGYTEDYLQKRIKYGEIVPYTKENILIEDLDLGLAHKLMEKISDYPYLEVQNYSKRKYIYDTLAAHTVGYVKKITEKEYEKLKDEGYSPRDIVGKTGVERIYDFQMKGKPGYDYIEVNALNKAQKIEKSKDPIQGYNLHLTLDMRLQKYMEKIFEEEKLTGSLIALDAQTGKVLTMVSYPTYSLTTFSSRISQEEWAEITNDPRKPLTNKSLAGEYPPGSVFKPFSAFSFFNNGLDPKTKIYDNGVYSIGKWSWKAWKKGGHGTVDFEKSIIESVNPYYYKYADEFGHESIVDVAGKFGYGKLTNIDVFGERSGILPNEKWKKKRFKQGWFKGDTIILSIGQGYLLATPLQVAVSYMGLANRGKAYVPHVVDYMENGKDRVEIKPEILYENNLPGWYYDVLNKALINTVEKNNGTTKSLRTPGLRIAAKSGSAQNSRFDETHALVAGYFPADKQPKIVFTVLLEGAGGGGSVAGGVAKKFVDKYLEYYNEEMK